One window of Catonella massiliensis genomic DNA carries:
- a CDS encoding Crp/Fnr family transcriptional regulator yields MNYLFLTNTPLFHGVREDEIEHLLSCLGAREKTYQKNEIIFRAGSAVSEIGLVQSGSVNIVVNFYWGNSNIFGHVETGMIFAENYAAIPGKELLCDVVAAEPCEILFLNLTKLLTTCTSGCSFHQRLIHNLLRISAMKSLNLSSRMMHTAPKSIRDKLLSYLSEQAMVNSNTHFTIPFDRQQLADYLGVDRSALSNELSKMQKDGLISFKKNEFILHET; encoded by the coding sequence ATGAATTATTTATTTCTTACAAATACCCCCTTATTCCATGGAGTAAGAGAAGATGAGATAGAGCACCTGCTTTCCTGCCTAGGTGCAAGAGAAAAGACTTATCAAAAGAACGAAATCATATTCAGGGCAGGCAGTGCCGTGAGTGAAATAGGCCTTGTTCAGTCAGGGAGTGTAAATATAGTGGTCAATTTCTACTGGGGAAACAGCAATATCTTCGGCCATGTAGAAACGGGAATGATATTTGCTGAAAACTACGCTGCCATCCCGGGCAAAGAACTTCTCTGTGATGTTGTAGCAGCAGAGCCTTGTGAGATTCTCTTTCTTAATCTGACAAAGTTACTCACTACCTGTACCAGTGGCTGTTCCTTCCATCAGAGGCTGATACACAATCTCCTTCGTATCTCTGCTATGAAAAGCCTTAACCTCTCCTCAAGGATGATGCACACTGCTCCAAAATCCATACGTGACAAACTGCTCTCCTACCTATCCGAGCAGGCAATGGTAAATAGCAACACACATTTTACCATTCCTTTTGACCGCCAGCAGCTTGCAGACTATCTGGGTGTAGACCGCAGTGCTTTGTCAAATGAGCTTAGCAAGATGCAAAAGGATGGCCTCATTTCCTTTAAGAAAAATGAATTTATCCTGCACGAAACTTAA
- a CDS encoding S-ribosylhomocysteine lyase — MDKIASFTVNHLVLEPGVYVSRKDKVGSEVLTTFDLRMTTPNKEPVMNTAELHTLEHICATFLRNHEKYKDSIIYFGPMGCRTGCYLIMAGDLESGDVLPLLIEMFTFLRDFEGDIPGASPVECGNYLDQNLPMAKWLADRYLKNTLENIDEAHLHYAE; from the coding sequence ATGGATAAAATAGCGAGTTTTACAGTTAATCACCTGGTACTTGAACCGGGAGTATATGTATCGAGAAAGGATAAAGTTGGCTCTGAAGTCTTAACCACCTTTGATCTTAGGATGACAACACCCAACAAAGAACCGGTTATGAATACAGCTGAGCTTCATACCTTGGAACATATCTGTGCGACATTTTTAAGAAATCACGAAAAATATAAGGATAGCATCATCTACTTTGGACCAATGGGCTGTAGAACAGGCTGCTATCTCATTATGGCCGGAGATTTGGAGTCTGGGGATGTTCTTCCTCTTTTGATAGAAATGTTCACTTTTCTAAGGGATTTTGAGGGAGATATACCGGGAGCAAGCCCTGTAGAGTGTGGAAACTACCTTGACCAGAATCTCCCTATGGCAAAATGGCTTGCAGACAGATATTTAAAGAATACTTTAGAAAACATTGATGAAGCACATTTACATTACGCAGAGTAA
- the fliB gene encoding flagellin lysine-N-methylase: MKLRVPDYYYDFKCIGGDCTDSCCIGWELDIDEDSYEAYKKVEGSFGDRLRESMVDGSDEEDECNTFRLKDGRCPFLNEKNLCDIYINLGEKSLCKVCTEYPRFTVEYENTREKSMALSCEVVGRLLFSREDEIKFIWKEIPDEVIYEESLPMFVDEIEYIRDKSIAILQDRTRDIYERISDFLSFVSKAQEIINEGGEDDDLPRMIAELKPVCNNDGKASFDAFFEEVCYLLGELYVLGEEWVEVFARFKSELSKEVLEEFEKCRKENKMLDIWYENLMVYFVFRYFTKGVYDCDVISRAKFAFLGFFSIRGIAALRYRDNLKFDIDDMIVSAKAYSKEVEHSEGNIAYLMEEFLFSEEFEIANLQAVIKRRY, translated from the coding sequence ATGAAACTTAGAGTACCTGATTATTATTATGATTTTAAATGTATAGGCGGGGACTGCACGGATAGCTGCTGTATAGGCTGGGAGCTTGATATTGATGAAGACTCTTATGAGGCCTATAAAAAAGTGGAAGGAAGCTTTGGAGATAGGCTTAGGGAGTCTATGGTTGACGGCTCAGACGAAGAGGATGAGTGTAATACCTTTAGACTAAAGGATGGCAGATGTCCATTCCTAAATGAAAAAAATCTTTGTGATATCTACATAAATCTTGGTGAAAAGTCGCTATGTAAGGTGTGTACCGAGTATCCAAGGTTTACGGTAGAGTATGAAAATACAAGGGAAAAGAGTATGGCCCTCTCTTGTGAAGTAGTGGGGAGGCTTTTATTCTCAAGGGAAGATGAGATTAAGTTCATCTGGAAAGAAATACCTGATGAAGTGATATATGAAGAGAGTCTTCCTATGTTTGTAGATGAGATTGAGTATATAAGAGATAAAAGCATAGCTATCTTGCAGGATAGAACAAGGGACATCTATGAGAGGATTAGCGATTTTCTTTCCTTTGTATCAAAGGCACAGGAAATTATAAATGAGGGAGGAGAAGATGACGACCTCCCCAGAATGATTGCAGAATTGAAGCCTGTCTGTAACAATGATGGGAAAGCCTCTTTTGACGCATTTTTTGAAGAGGTATGTTATCTACTTGGTGAACTTTATGTGCTTGGAGAGGAATGGGTAGAGGTATTTGCAAGATTTAAGTCAGAATTAAGCAAAGAAGTTTTGGAGGAATTTGAAAAATGCAGGAAAGAAAACAAAATGCTTGATATCTGGTATGAGAACCTTATGGTCTACTTCGTATTTAGGTATTTTACCAAGGGAGTGTATGACTGTGATGTTATATCAAGGGCAAAGTTTGCATTTTTGGGATTCTTTAGTATAAGAGGAATTGCAGCGCTAAGATATAGGGATAACCTGAAATTTGATATAGACGATATGATAGTCTCAGCCAAGGCTTATTCTAAAGAGGTAGAGCATTCAGAGGGAAATATAGCTTATTTGATGGAGGAGTTTTTGTTTTCTGAAGAATTTGAGATAGCAAACTTACAGGCGGTAATTAAGAGGAGATACTAG
- the greA gene encoding transcription elongation factor GreA: MAKNVMTYEGLKELEKELENLKVNRRREIAEKIKEAREQGDLSENAEYDAAKDEQRDIEARIEELEKILKNAEVFLEEDAEKGTVNLGSTFTLLDMEYDEELVYRLVGATEANSLEGKISNESPVGRALKGAKEGDIVEVETPAGTLKYKVIKIHK; this comes from the coding sequence ATGGCTAAGAATGTAATGACATATGAAGGTCTTAAAGAGCTTGAAAAAGAACTGGAGAACCTTAAAGTAAACCGCAGACGCGAAATTGCGGAGAAAATCAAAGAAGCTCGTGAACAGGGAGACCTTTCCGAGAATGCAGAGTATGATGCGGCAAAGGATGAGCAGCGTGATATAGAAGCAAGGATTGAAGAGTTAGAGAAGATTCTTAAGAATGCTGAAGTATTCTTAGAGGAGGATGCTGAGAAGGGAACAGTTAATCTTGGCTCAACTTTTACTCTGCTTGACATGGAGTACGATGAAGAGCTTGTATACAGGCTTGTTGGTGCGACAGAGGCGAACAGCCTTGAAGGAAAGATTTCAAATGAATCACCCGTAGGAAGAGCACTTAAGGGTGCCAAAGAGGGGGATATTGTTGAAGTTGAAACACCGGCAGGAACTCTTAAGTATAAGGTAATCAAGATTCATAAATAA
- a CDS encoding DUF438 domain-containing protein — MSKKIDLNKTVYELVSEYPELTDIMYNLGFTEITKKAMLNSVGRITTIPKGAKMKGISMMDIVSALMSNGFELVGEMPAMAGKKESAKPADTVEKAEGAVKTEEEAKAAKENKTGEETKPESRTEQLKGYLKRLGAGEDLESVRADFAKNFASVEASEIMRAEQELIKEGTPITEMQKLCDIHSALFHGATTEEKIANAEKAVEASLMKERIAAELAKRDSFPKKDYSDKHERAAALTQTVGHPLYTFTKENDALTVLLEEFKKNRSEEIFNKIREISIHYAKKGDLLYPHLKVKYGVSGPSAVMWTVDDEIRDELGSLAKVTEHSPEWNVHLDEVLKRAEEMIYKEQNILFPICAVNFTTEEWYGIYRDSKDYAECLGVKNERWEEAENAKVAAKPQVEGEIVMPGGHMTVPQLTALLNTIPVEITFIDENDINRYFNEGPKVFKRPGMAIDREVYSCHPPKIEPMVRSILDDFKSGARDQVQIWMEKGGRTMLVSYIAVRDSSGKYVGTTEVVQDMEFAKEHFQK; from the coding sequence ATGTCAAAGAAAATAGATTTAAATAAAACAGTATATGAACTGGTTAGTGAATATCCGGAGTTAACAGATATAATGTACAATCTTGGCTTTACTGAGATTACCAAAAAGGCGATGTTAAACTCTGTAGGAAGAATCACTACCATACCAAAGGGCGCCAAGATGAAGGGTATATCAATGATGGATATAGTCTCTGCCCTTATGTCAAATGGCTTTGAACTTGTAGGTGAGATGCCTGCTATGGCAGGTAAAAAGGAGTCAGCAAAGCCTGCTGATACTGTGGAAAAGGCTGAAGGAGCAGTTAAGACGGAAGAGGAGGCAAAGGCAGCTAAAGAGAATAAGACCGGTGAGGAGACAAAGCCTGAAAGCCGTACAGAACAGTTAAAGGGATACTTAAAGAGACTTGGAGCAGGAGAGGACCTTGAAAGTGTAAGAGCTGACTTTGCTAAAAACTTCGCCTCAGTAGAGGCCTCTGAGATAATGAGGGCTGAGCAGGAGCTTATCAAGGAGGGAACCCCTATAACAGAGATGCAAAAGCTTTGTGATATTCATTCAGCACTTTTTCATGGAGCAACCACCGAAGAAAAGATTGCCAATGCAGAGAAGGCGGTTGAGGCTTCCCTTATGAAAGAAAGAATTGCTGCTGAGCTTGCTAAGCGTGATTCCTTCCCTAAAAAAGACTATTCAGACAAACACGAGAGAGCGGCGGCGCTTACACAGACAGTTGGACATCCTCTCTATACATTTACTAAGGAAAATGACGCTCTTACTGTACTTTTAGAGGAGTTTAAGAAAAACAGAAGTGAAGAGATATTTAATAAGATAAGGGAGATTTCCATCCACTATGCCAAGAAGGGTGATCTTCTATATCCTCATCTTAAGGTAAAATACGGAGTTTCAGGGCCTTCAGCAGTTATGTGGACAGTGGATGATGAGATCCGTGACGAGCTGGGAAGCCTGGCAAAGGTAACTGAGCATAGTCCTGAATGGAATGTGCATCTGGATGAAGTATTAAAGCGTGCTGAAGAAATGATATATAAGGAGCAGAACATCCTCTTCCCTATCTGCGCGGTTAATTTTACCACTGAAGAGTGGTATGGAATTTATCGTGATTCTAAGGACTATGCTGAATGTCTTGGGGTTAAGAATGAGCGTTGGGAAGAAGCAGAGAATGCAAAGGTTGCGGCAAAGCCACAGGTAGAAGGAGAGATAGTTATGCCTGGAGGACATATGACTGTTCCTCAGCTCACCGCCCTTCTAAATACTATTCCTGTTGAAATTACCTTTATAGATGAGAATGATATCAACCGTTACTTCAATGAAGGACCTAAGGTATTTAAGCGCCCTGGTATGGCGATTGACAGAGAAGTATACTCCTGCCATCCACCTAAGATAGAGCCAATGGTTCGATCAATCTTAGATGACTTTAAGAGTGGAGCAAGGGACCAGGTTCAGATCTGGATGGAAAAGGGTGGACGTACCATGCTGGTATCCTACATTGCTGTCAGGGATAGCTCAGGTAAATATGTAGGAACTACAGAAGTAGTACAGGATATGGAATTTGCAAAAGAGCATTTTCAGAAGTAA
- the lysS gene encoding lysine--tRNA ligase: protein MAQENQALDTNEQVEIRKEKLETLKAAGKDPFVTTKFDVTHHSVDIKNDFDNLENKQVTIAGRMMFKRIMGKASFCNLSDRYGSMQCYVARDSIGEEAYAEFKKYDVGDVIGVKGYVFKTKTGEISVHAEEVTLLTKSLRPLPEKYHGLKDTEARYRQRYLDLIMNQDVRNTFEKRSQILKEIRSFLAEKDFMEVETPLLVENAGGAAARPFFTHYNALDEERKLRISLELYLKRLIVGGFERVFEIGRVFRNEGVDTRHNPEFTLMELYQAYTDYNGMMDLTEEMFRYLAEKVCGSAVITYNGIELDFSKPFKRITMLDAVKEYSGVDFSTITTDEAAKAIAKEKNIAFEPHHKRGDIINLFFEEFCEEKMIQPTFVMDHPIEISPLTKKKPGAEDRVERFELFINTWEMCNAYSELNDPIDQRERFAAQDALAAAGDEEANHTDEDFLTALEYGMPPTGGIGYGIDRLVMLLTDSASIRDVLLFPTLKSLNPDKKTSSSVSTESKPVEKIDFSKVEIEPLFADTVDFETFSKSDFRAVKVKDCVAVPKSKKLLQFTLDDGTGTDRTILSGIHAYYEPEELIGKTLVAITNLPPRAMMGIESCGMLLSAIHSEEGEERLNLLMVDNRIPAGAKLY, encoded by the coding sequence GTGGCACAGGAAAATCAGGCACTTGACACTAATGAGCAGGTTGAAATTCGCAAGGAGAAGCTTGAGACTCTTAAGGCGGCAGGCAAAGATCCTTTTGTGACAACCAAGTTTGATGTTACACATCATTCAGTAGATATAAAAAATGATTTTGATAATTTAGAGAATAAACAGGTAACAATAGCCGGAAGGATGATGTTTAAGCGCATCATGGGTAAGGCAAGCTTTTGCAACCTTTCAGACAGATACGGAAGTATGCAGTGCTATGTAGCGAGAGATTCTATTGGAGAAGAGGCTTATGCTGAATTTAAGAAATATGATGTAGGTGATGTAATCGGCGTTAAGGGCTATGTATTTAAGACAAAGACTGGCGAGATTTCAGTACATGCTGAAGAAGTTACCCTCCTTACCAAGAGCCTTAGACCTCTTCCTGAGAAGTATCACGGACTTAAGGATACAGAGGCAAGATATCGTCAGAGATACCTTGACCTCATTATGAATCAGGACGTAAGAAATACCTTTGAAAAAAGGTCACAGATACTTAAAGAAATCCGTTCCTTCCTTGCAGAGAAGGACTTTATGGAAGTAGAGACTCCTCTTCTTGTTGAAAACGCAGGCGGAGCGGCTGCAAGACCATTTTTCACTCATTACAATGCACTTGATGAAGAAAGAAAGCTTAGAATCTCTCTTGAGCTTTATCTTAAGCGCCTTATAGTAGGTGGTTTTGAAAGAGTGTTTGAGATTGGACGAGTATTTAGAAATGAGGGTGTAGATACCAGACACAACCCTGAATTTACACTTATGGAGCTTTATCAGGCTTATACGGACTATAACGGTATGATGGACCTTACTGAAGAGATGTTTAGATATCTTGCTGAGAAGGTTTGTGGAAGTGCTGTTATTACTTACAATGGAATAGAGCTTGATTTTAGCAAGCCATTTAAGCGTATAACTATGCTTGATGCGGTAAAAGAGTATTCAGGAGTTGATTTTAGTACAATCACCACAGATGAAGCGGCTAAGGCTATAGCTAAGGAGAAGAATATTGCTTTCGAGCCTCATCACAAGAGGGGTGATATCATCAACCTTTTCTTCGAGGAATTCTGCGAGGAGAAGATGATACAGCCTACCTTTGTTATGGATCATCCTATTGAGATTTCACCTCTTACCAAGAAAAAGCCGGGAGCAGAGGATAGAGTTGAGCGTTTCGAGCTTTTCATAAATACCTGGGAGATGTGTAACGCTTATTCAGAGCTTAATGATCCTATCGATCAGAGAGAGCGTTTTGCTGCTCAGGATGCACTTGCTGCAGCAGGCGATGAAGAAGCAAACCACACTGACGAGGACTTCCTTACAGCACTTGAGTATGGTATGCCTCCTACAGGCGGTATCGGTTACGGTATAGACAGACTTGTAATGCTACTTACCGATTCAGCCTCAATTAGAGATGTACTCTTATTCCCTACACTTAAGAGCCTTAACCCTGATAAGAAGACATCTTCATCAGTAAGCACAGAGTCAAAGCCTGTGGAGAAGATTGATTTCTCAAAGGTTGAAATAGAGCCGCTTTTTGCAGATACAGTGGACTTTGAGACTTTCAGTAAGTCTGATTTTAGAGCAGTTAAGGTAAAAGACTGTGTAGCAGTACCTAAGAGCAAGAAGCTGTTACAGTTCACCCTCGATGATGGTACAGGCACAGACAGAACAATTTTAAGTGGCATTCATGCCTACTATGAGCCTGAGGAGTTAATTGGAAAGACACTTGTTGCCATTACCAACCTTCCTCCAAGAGCTATGATGGGAATTGAGTCCTGTGGTATGTTACTTTCAGCTATTCACAGCGAAGAAGGCGAGGAGAGACTTAACCTTCTTATGGTAGATAACAGGATACCTGCTGGTGCTAAGTTGTACTAG
- the trpS gene encoding tryptophan--tRNA ligase — MSKIILTGDRPTGKLHLGHYVGSLKRRVELQNSGEFDEIYIMIADAQALTDNADNPEKVRQNIIEVALDYLSVGLDPSKCTLFIQSQISELCELSFYYMDLVTVSRLQRNPTVKAEIQLRNFETSIPVGFFTYPISQAADITAFKATHVPVGEDQEPMIEQTREIVRKFNFTYSDVLVEPNIMLPDNEACKRLPGTDGKAKMSKSLGNCIYLSDSAEEVKTKVMSMYTDPDHIKVSDPGKLEGNTVFTYLDAFVKDDSFSKYLPEYENLDALKAHYQAGGLGDVKVKRFLNAILEEELEPIRARRKEYEKDIPAVYEILKKGSEKARSVAAATLLDVKSAMKINYFDDVELIKEQSERFH; from the coding sequence ATGTCTAAGATTATTTTAACCGGTGACAGACCTACCGGAAAGCTCCATTTGGGCCACTATGTCGGCTCATTAAAGAGAAGAGTTGAACTTCAAAATTCAGGTGAATTTGATGAAATATATATCATGATTGCCGATGCACAGGCACTTACAGACAATGCTGATAATCCAGAGAAGGTGAGGCAGAATATAATAGAGGTGGCACTGGATTATCTTTCAGTAGGACTTGACCCAAGTAAGTGTACCCTATTCATCCAGTCACAGATATCAGAGCTATGTGAGCTTTCTTTCTATTATATGGATTTAGTTACGGTTTCAAGACTTCAAAGAAACCCAACCGTAAAGGCCGAGATACAGTTAAGAAACTTTGAGACAAGTATTCCTGTTGGATTCTTTACTTATCCTATAAGCCAGGCTGCCGACATCACCGCATTTAAGGCTACCCATGTGCCTGTGGGCGAGGATCAGGAGCCTATGATAGAGCAGACTCGTGAAATAGTTAGAAAGTTTAACTTCACTTATAGTGATGTGCTTGTAGAGCCAAATATAATGCTCCCTGACAATGAAGCCTGCAAGAGGCTTCCTGGAACTGATGGCAAGGCTAAGATGAGTAAGTCTCTGGGGAACTGTATCTACCTTTCTGACAGTGCGGAAGAAGTGAAGACAAAGGTTATGAGTATGTACACCGATCCTGACCATATAAAGGTAAGTGACCCGGGTAAGCTTGAGGGAAATACAGTATTCACTTATCTCGATGCCTTTGTAAAGGATGACAGCTTCAGCAAGTATCTTCCTGAGTATGAAAATCTGGATGCTCTTAAAGCCCACTATCAGGCGGGTGGACTTGGAGATGTGAAGGTGAAACGCTTCCTTAATGCAATACTTGAAGAGGAGCTTGAGCCTATAAGAGCCAGAAGAAAAGAATATGAAAAAGATATTCCTGCTGTATATGAGATACTTAAAAAGGGTAGCGAGAAAGCAAGAAGTGTAGCCGCAGCCACCCTTTTGGATGTTAAATCCGCTATGAAAATCAATTACTTTGATGATGTTGAACTAATAAAAGAACAGAGCGAAAGATTCCACTAA
- a CDS encoding aspartate ammonia-lyase, translating to MDEEKAILRTESDSIGEKEVPEDAYYGVQSLRAAENFHITGLKMHPELIRSLAFIKKAAAMANHKVGLLDDNITRAIIVACDEIILGNYWKDFIVDPIQGGAGTSINMNANEVIANRAIELLGGKKGDYSVVHPNDHVNYGQSTNDVIPTAGKMTTIRLLDRLKHELLRLHTALCDKAIEFDHIIKMGRTQMQDAVPIRLGQEFKAYSVAIMRDINRMEHAIEEMKFVNMGGTAIGTGINADKGYMEIIAPTLSEVSGIKFELAEDLIDATQNIDAFVSVSGSIKACAVTLSKIANDLRLLSSGPRAGFNEINLPAKQNGSSIMPGKVNPVIPEVVNQVAFKVIGNDMTITMAAEGGQLELNAFEPVVFYCMFESIDILASAVQTFVDNCVTGITANEARCQELVDHSVGVVTALCPYLGYKKSAELAKKALQSNKSIRDLLLEEKILSAEEIDKILDPVNMTEPISLKPSKH from the coding sequence ATGGATGAGGAAAAAGCTATATTAAGGACAGAAAGTGACTCAATTGGAGAAAAGGAAGTACCTGAGGATGCTTACTACGGGGTGCAGTCCCTTAGGGCTGCAGAGAATTTTCACATAACAGGACTTAAGATGCATCCGGAGCTCATAAGAAGCCTTGCCTTTATCAAAAAGGCTGCTGCTATGGCTAACCACAAGGTAGGACTCCTTGATGACAATATAACAAGAGCAATAATAGTAGCCTGCGATGAGATAATACTCGGAAATTACTGGAAGGACTTTATAGTAGATCCTATACAGGGTGGCGCAGGAACTTCCATCAATATGAATGCGAACGAAGTTATAGCAAACCGTGCAATAGAGCTGCTTGGCGGTAAGAAGGGAGATTACTCCGTTGTACATCCGAATGACCATGTAAACTATGGCCAGTCAACTAATGATGTAATACCTACAGCAGGCAAGATGACTACGATACGTCTGCTTGACAGGCTTAAACATGAGCTTCTAAGGCTTCACACTGCGCTTTGTGATAAGGCTATAGAGTTTGACCATATTATCAAAATGGGAAGGACTCAGATGCAGGATGCGGTGCCTATAAGGCTCGGACAGGAGTTTAAGGCTTATTCTGTAGCAATTATGCGTGATATCAACCGTATGGAGCACGCTATAGAAGAGATGAAATTTGTCAATATGGGCGGCACTGCAATAGGTACCGGAATAAATGCAGACAAGGGATATATGGAGATAATAGCACCTACTCTCTCGGAAGTATCCGGAATCAAGTTTGAACTTGCTGAAGACCTTATAGATGCAACTCAAAATATAGATGCCTTCGTCTCTGTATCAGGTTCGATAAAGGCTTGTGCAGTTACATTATCTAAGATAGCCAATGACCTTAGGCTCTTATCTTCAGGACCTCGTGCAGGATTTAACGAGATTAATCTTCCTGCCAAGCAGAACGGCTCATCCATAATGCCTGGTAAGGTAAATCCTGTTATACCTGAGGTAGTCAATCAGGTTGCATTTAAGGTAATAGGCAATGATATGACCATCACTATGGCGGCAGAAGGAGGACAGCTGGAGCTTAACGCCTTTGAGCCTGTGGTATTTTACTGTATGTTTGAATCAATAGATATCCTTGCAAGTGCGGTGCAGACCTTTGTAGATAACTGCGTAACCGGAATTACTGCCAATGAAGCCCGTTGTCAGGAGCTTGTGGATCATAGTGTAGGTGTTGTTACGGCTCTCTGCCCTTATCTTGGGTATAAAAAATCAGCAGAGCTTGCAAAGAAGGCTCTTCAGTCCAATAAGTCGATTAGAGACCTTCTTTTAGAGGAGAAGATACTTTCAGCAGAGGAAATTGACAAGATACTTGATCCGGTAAACATGACCGAGCCTATATCACTTAAGCCCTCAAAGCACTAA
- a CDS encoding flavin reductase family protein, translating to MQHSFQPYENDILTMNPFKINEEPALLTCGTEGHVNTMTISWGGLGVIWNKDVGFVFIRGSRYTKEFLDKYDTFSVTYFAPDKPTSLMLKYIGSVSGRDENKIENARFHVDFYNGTPYIDEGRDVVIMKKLSVTKINPEDLIDPEIDKTFYENKDYHYMYIGEVIQLMSR from the coding sequence GTGCAACATTCATTTCAGCCTTATGAAAATGATATACTTACAATGAATCCATTTAAGATAAACGAGGAGCCTGCCCTTCTCACCTGTGGTACAGAAGGGCACGTAAATACAATGACTATTTCCTGGGGTGGTCTTGGTGTCATCTGGAACAAAGATGTAGGCTTTGTATTTATAAGAGGAAGCAGATACACTAAGGAGTTTCTTGATAAATACGATACTTTTTCAGTGACTTATTTTGCTCCCGACAAGCCAACAAGTCTTATGCTCAAATACATAGGAAGTGTATCGGGACGCGATGAAAACAAAATAGAAAATGCAAGGTTTCATGTAGATTTTTACAATGGTACCCCTTATATTGATGAGGGGCGTGATGTTGTAATCATGAAAAAGCTGTCCGTGACTAAGATTAATCCGGAAGATTTAATTGACCCTGAGATTGACAAAACCTTTTATGAAAATAAAGACTATCATTATATGTACATAGGTGAAGTTATCCAACTTATGTCAAGATAA
- a CDS encoding threonine/serine exporter family protein — protein MIMNKNLEAVKSDTGTGSKRREWEERLDLVLDIAEQMVMSGAEVARTEYSIRRICKSFGAVRAEALSITTSLIVTVYYGEYGSVTQTRRVDKFAYNMDRLEKMNALSREICDNKLSVKEGRGRFKELMNEKYYSFYHQILFFMLIAFTFTLFFGGSVKDALTSSAIAVIFKYIDEFAKKIEINKFIPIVVSSLIGGFLAIVAVRMGIADSVSMVSIGDVMLLIPGIMLTNSLRDMFGGDTITGGIRFIEATLIAVMIALGFSSASRFYEDLFARTIVSSVVELPYYMVIIITLVTSFFGSIGYACTFNTNAKRLMAAGFGGFIGWAAYIGVGYFVSSEPMKYFVAAVVINIYSEIMAVREKAPSTVFLVSAIMPLVPGGMLYKTMHYAVTKEWHKFGKLGVGTISVALALALGMLIANSIIKSLRKRRRKRLGMQA, from the coding sequence ATGATAATGAATAAAAATCTTGAAGCAGTAAAAAGTGACACAGGCACGGGCAGTAAAAGACGTGAATGGGAAGAAAGGCTTGACCTGGTTCTTGATATTGCCGAGCAGATGGTGATGTCGGGAGCAGAGGTTGCAAGAACAGAGTATAGCATAAGAAGAATATGTAAGAGTTTTGGAGCTGTAAGGGCAGAAGCACTTTCGATAACCACTAGCCTGATTGTCACAGTATACTACGGCGAATATGGCTCTGTTACCCAGACTAGAAGGGTGGATAAATTTGCTTACAATATGGACAGACTTGAGAAAATGAACGCTCTTTCAAGAGAAATCTGTGATAATAAGCTGAGTGTGAAAGAGGGCAGGGGGAGATTTAAGGAGCTGATGAATGAGAAGTATTACTCCTTTTATCACCAGATACTGTTTTTCATGCTGATTGCTTTCACCTTTACGCTTTTCTTCGGAGGAAGCGTTAAAGATGCCCTAACATCTTCAGCTATAGCTGTAATATTTAAGTATATTGATGAATTTGCAAAGAAAATAGAAATAAATAAATTTATCCCAATAGTGGTATCATCTCTTATTGGTGGCTTCCTTGCTATAGTTGCAGTGAGGATGGGGATTGCAGACTCGGTAAGTATGGTCAGTATAGGAGATGTAATGCTGCTCATACCTGGTATAATGCTAACCAATTCACTAAGGGATATGTTTGGCGGTGATACAATCACAGGTGGAATCAGATTTATAGAGGCAACCCTCATAGCTGTCATGATAGCCCTCGGCTTTTCATCTGCATCAAGATTTTATGAGGATTTATTTGCAAGAACTATAGTGTCAAGTGTAGTAGAGCTGCCGTATTATATGGTAATTATCATCACACTTGTGACATCGTTTTTTGGAAGCATAGGCTATGCCTGCACCTTTAATACCAATGCTAAAAGGCTCATGGCAGCTGGATTTGGAGGCTTTATAGGTTGGGCTGCATACATAGGAGTGGGATACTTTGTTTCTTCTGAGCCTATGAAGTACTTTGTGGCCGCCGTAGTGATAAATATTTATTCTGAAATCATGGCTGTAAGAGAGAAGGCGCCTTCAACAGTATTCTTAGTGTCTGCGATAATGCCACTTGTGCCGGGAGGAATGCTGTATAAAACTATGCACTATGCGGTAACAAAGGAATGGCATAAATTTGGTAAACTGGGAGTGGGTACTATATCGGTTGCACTTGCTTTGGCACTTGGCATGCTTATTGCGAATTCGATTATAAAGAGCCTTAGGAAGAGAAGAAGAAAGAGACTTGGAATGCAGGCTTAA